The genome window GTTGGGTCGCCTGCGTGAGATCCAGGGTGCTGGCCTCCGCCACCGCCGCCGGGTTCCCCGCCAACCAGGCAACTTCGGCCGACGTGAAGCTCACTGGAAGGGGTTCGGAGGCAGGTCCTCCGGGTCGACGGCGAACTTCATCCCGGGAGCGAACACGCGTTCCGGATAGCCGTACATCCGCGTCTCCATGAGGTAGTACTCCGCCATATACGGCAGATCGACCGGTTCCTTCACCACCGGATCCACCGTCAGTTGCGCGGCGAAATCCATCACTTCTTCGACACTCCGGAAGGTGTCCAGCATCTTCAACTGCGACCAGGTCGGTGGCATGAGATAGATCTTGCGGTTCCGCCAGCCATCGAGGAGCGTCCCGGGTCGGAACCATCCGGTGGACGTCGCCTCGCGGGTGTCCCCCGAGGTCGTCTGTCCCTCCGGCATCGAGGCGACGAAGAACGCCGTGTCATACCGGATCGGCTGTTGTTCGGGGGTCACCCAGTTCGCCCAGGGACGCAGGAGGTCCCCACGCAGGAGCAGTCCGTGCCGGTCCATGAAGTCGGTGAAGGCCAGCCGGTGGTTCTCCAGGTCCGCCCGCTCCGGAAGGTAGGCGGTGGTGTCCGCCACGGTGCGTCCGTCAGCGTGGCCGGCGAGCAACGTCCCCGTCTCCTCGAAGGTCTCCCGCACCGCGGCGCACACCAGTGCCCTGGCCATCTCCGGGGTGGTCCGCAACCTGTCGGCCCACCAGTCGGTGGACGGCCCCTGCCACCCGATCTCCGGCGAGGTCACCCCGTCCCCGTCGACGTCACCGGGCATGTCCCTGGCATCCACTCCTCCGCCGGGGAACACTGTCATCTCAGCACAGAACTGCATGGTGCTGGCGCGTTCTTGCACGTAGACCTCCGGCCCACTGAGCGTGTCCCGCAACAGCATCACCGTGGAGGCGTGCCGGGGGCTCACCGGCGCCGGGGACGCGGCGTTGTGGATGTGACTGTCGACCATGTCCCCCACCCTAGTCAGTTCGGTCCGGGTTGTCGTCGACAGTGACCTCTCCTCCAGGTCAGCTACGCCGTCGGGACCGTGCGGTCCGCGGGGCACGGCGGGCGAAATAGCGGCCGTCCTCGACCTGCAGGGTGATCGGCTGGTGGTAGGCGCGCGTGAGGTTCTCCGCGGTCATGACATCGTCAAGCAGGCCCTGTGCGACCACCTGCCCCTCGTCGAGGATGAGACCGTGGGTGAATCCCGGCGGAATCTCCTCAACATGGTGGGTCACCAGGACCATGGCCGGGGCGTCCGGGTCCTCCGCCATCACCGAGAGCATGGCCACGAGGTCCTCCCGACCGCCAAGGTCGAGGCCCGCACCCGGCTCGTCGAGCAGCAGCATCTCCGGGTCCGTCATCAATGCCCGGGCGATGAGCACCCGTTTACGCTCCCCCTCGCTCAGGGTCTGCCAGGACTGGTCGACGAGGTGCAGCGCACCGACCCCCTCGAGAATCTCCAGAGCCCGACCACGGTCTCCGGCGTCGTACTCCTCTTTCCACCGGCCCAGCACGTTGTACCCCGCTGAGATCACCAGGTCGATGACCTTCTCTTCACCGGGAATACGGTGGGCGAACGCGGCGGATGACAGGCCCACCGCGGTCCGGAGTTCACGGACATCTGTCCTTCCGAGGGTCTCCCCGGCAATGCGCACCGTTCCGGTGGAGGGGAACAGCATCGCCGCGGCGATCGACATCAGCGTGGTCTTACCGGCGCCGTTGGGGCCGAGCAGGATCCACCGCTCGTCGACCTCCACCTGCCAGCTGACATGATCCAGCAACGCCCGGCCGTTGCGCAGCACACTGATATCCCGGATATCCAGGACGAGGTCCTCGTCCAGGGCCGCAGCCGTCGCCGGGGAGGAGATCAGGGTCGGGTCGTTCAGTGCATCGCTCACGCCCCCATGGTGCCCCATCATCCCACCGGAGGGACGGTCACCCCCGTCAGAACAGGGCGCTGGCCATCCGCGTCCGGGCGTCGATGACCACCGGATCCGCAGCACCGTAGAGCGAGAAAAGCTCGATCAACCGGGCACGCACTGCGTCCCGGTCCTCACCCGACGCTGCTCCGAGACGGTCGATGAGGACATCGAAGGCTTCCACGCGACGTCCCTCGAGCAGCATCCGGTCCACGTCGTCGGCATCACCCTCGGCGCTGCGGCCCAGCAGGACCGCCGTGGCCCGGGCGGTCTTTGCCTCAGCGACGACATCCGCCGGGAGACCGGGTTCCGCGATGATGCTGTCGTAC of Corynebacterium terpenotabidum Y-11 contains these proteins:
- a CDS encoding NUDIX hydrolase — protein: MVDSHIHNAASPAPVSPRHASTVMLLRDTLSGPEVYVQERASTMQFCAEMTVFPGGGVDARDMPGDVDGDGVTSPEIGWQGPSTDWWADRLRTTPEMARALVCAAVRETFEETGTLLAGHADGRTVADTTAYLPERADLENHRLAFTDFMDRHGLLLRGDLLRPWANWVTPEQQPIRYDTAFFVASMPEGQTTSGDTREATSTGWFRPGTLLDGWRNRKIYLMPPTWSQLKMLDTFRSVEEVMDFAAQLTVDPVVKEPVDLPYMAEYYLMETRMYGYPERVFAPGMKFAVDPEDLPPNPFQ
- a CDS encoding ABC transporter ATP-binding protein; protein product: MGHHGGVSDALNDPTLISSPATAAALDEDLVLDIRDISVLRNGRALLDHVSWQVEVDERWILLGPNGAGKTTLMSIAAAMLFPSTGTVRIAGETLGRTDVRELRTAVGLSSAAFAHRIPGEEKVIDLVISAGYNVLGRWKEEYDAGDRGRALEILEGVGALHLVDQSWQTLSEGERKRVLIARALMTDPEMLLLDEPGAGLDLGGREDLVAMLSVMAEDPDAPAMVLVTHHVEEIPPGFTHGLILDEGQVVAQGLLDDVMTAENLTRAYHQPITLQVEDGRYFARRAPRTARSRRRS